A stretch of Henckelia pumila isolate YLH828 chromosome 4, ASM3356847v2, whole genome shotgun sequence DNA encodes these proteins:
- the LOC140862046 gene encoding uncharacterized protein, which translates to MANQNGDHPNLEVLVAQAIQRAFAERAGANPLHIDHNAHLDEIRKLKEEMEQLRKKQSGYLANTTRNIPFTQEILDADLPNQFKLPHVGEYDGKGDPEDHLACFENAALLHKYSDQIKCRSFLTTLIGPVQQWFNMLRPGEIKEFKDFSKSFLHHFASSKNHPTTTFSLFAIKQREHENLRAYIRRFSALALEVPMATPDLLISAFMQGLDTKDFLKSLIKRPPETYEELLARAEKYVNMEEIQVSRAAVKRERPKSPKNNRVPNNNSGMGQPFRPALLGEFTSFTPLRMSKVRALQICDDRKLTQRPPWMENGPRNRKSDKYCHFHNEYGHTTEDCRQLDQEIERIIQQHSEIKNILIRQEGYRPNRKQRGRSR; encoded by the coding sequence aTGGCTAATCAGAATGGAGATCACCCAAATTTAGAGGTACTAGTAGCTCAGGCTATTCAGAGGGCTTTTGCAGAAAGAGCAGGGGCCAATCCACTGCACATTGATCATAATGCCCACCTCGATGAAATCAGAAAGTTGAAGGAGGAGATGGAGCAGTTAAGGAAAAAACAGTCCGGGTACCTAGCTAACACAACAAGAAACATTCCTTTTACTCAGGAGATATTGGACGCCGACCTCCCCAATCAGTTCAAATTGCCTCATGTTGGGGAGTATGATGGCAAAGGGGATCCTGAAGACCATTTGGCATGCTTTGAGAATGCAGCTCTGTTGCATAAATATTCTGATCAGATTAAGTGCCGGTCTTTCCTTACTACTCTCATAGGACcagtccagcaatggttcaataTGCTACGTCCTGGGGAGATCAAGGAATTCAAGGATTTCAGCAAATCCTTTTTGCATCACTTTGCTAGCAGCAAAAATCATCCTACCACTACTTTCAGCCTCTTTGCAATCAAGCAACGAGAACATGAAAATTTGAGAGCATACATCCGCAGGTTTAGTGCCTTGGCTCTCGAGGTACCCATGGCTACTCCAGACCTGCTCATCAGTGCCTTCATGCAAGGGTTGGATACAAAAGATTTTCTTAAATCTCTAATAAAGAGGCCACCAGAAACATATGAAGAATTACTTGCCCGAGCTGAAAAATATGTCAACATGGAAGAGATACAGGTTTCTCGGGCAGCTGTGAAGAGGGAACGGCCGAAAAGTCCAAAGAACAATAGGGTTCCAAACAATAATTCAGGGATGGGACAGCCATTTCGACCTGCATTGTTGGGAGAATTCACCTCTTTCACTCCTTTACGCATGAGTAAAGTCCGAGCCCTACAAATTTGTGACGATCGAAAACTCACACAAAGGCCTCCGTGGATGGAAAATGGACCCCGAAACAGGAAATCAGATAAATATTGTCACTTTCATAATGAGTACGGGCATACTACAGAAGACTGCCGACAATTAGATCAGGAGATTGAGAGGATAATACAACAACattctgaaataaaaaatatattgatcCGACAAGAGGGGTACCGTCCGAACAGGAAACAACGAGGAAGATCGAGATAG